In the genome of Neodiprion pinetum isolate iyNeoPine1 chromosome 2, iyNeoPine1.2, whole genome shotgun sequence, one region contains:
- the LOC124211273 gene encoding HCLS1-associated protein X-1: MSFYNYLRDLFNFGGRKNQQNNHSQYGFEDQWQHGHEFRNPIWQTDEDDDDDNDDFRQRGQQIFGSGHFNIHSNPFEITQYFERQIDDMLKNFFGFSQDGIMLPFGDKAQGHFQDSMLIEPPKQGNLRDEVLKPGYESFESKNFHAPVEEKLDVNLDGKITSEELSQAWKDLSSLQRNNSGTNTSQQHPFSFHSFGQSISTKIIRKPDGSIEQYRTVRDSVGNEETTVTRQIGDKSHTVVVKKEKNGEKTETKYVNPINPMEPNPEQTFIGVMDDQRQQQSPLSSFPWHKFFGPKL, encoded by the exons atgtcattttataattatttacgaGACCTTTTCAACTTCGGAGGacgaaaaaatcaacaaaacaaCCACTCGCAATACGG ATTTGAAGACCAGTGGCAACACGGACATGAGTTTAGGAATCCAATCTGGCAGACAGAtgaggatgatgatgatgacaaCGACGATTTCAG GCAACGTGGACAGCAAATCTTTGGCTCCGGACACTTCAACATTCACAGCAATCCTTTTGAAATCACTCAGTACTTTGAACGCCAAATAGATGacatgttgaaaaatttctttggaTTTAGTCAAGATGGTATTATGTTACCGTTCGGCGACAAAG CTCAGGGCCATTTTCAGGATTCGATGCTTATTGAACCACCAAAACAAGGAAACTTACGGGATGAAGTTTTAAAACCAGGTTACGAAAGTTTTGAGTCTAAGAATTTTCACGCACCTGTCGAAGAAAAATTGGATGTTAATTTGGATGGAAA GATTACTAGTGAAGAGTTGTCTCAAGCCTGGAAAGATCTTTCATCCTTACAAAGAAATAATTCTGGTACTAATACATCTCAGCAGCATCcattttctttccattcatTCGGACAATCCAtttctacaaaaattattcgcaAGCCAGATGGATCTATTGAACAATATCGTACGGTCAGAGACTCTGTAGGAAATGAGGAAACTACTGTCACACGTCAGATTGGCGATAAATCACATACCGTCGttgtaaaaaaagagaaaaatgggGAGAAAACTGAAACTAAGTATGTGAATCCCATCAATCCAATGGAAC ctAATCCTGAGCAGACATTCATAGGTGTTATGGATGATCAGAGACAGCAGCAGAGTCCTTTAAGCAGCTTTCCATGGCATAAGTTTTTTGGTCCTAAATTGTAG